The Onthophagus taurus isolate NC chromosome 2, IU_Otau_3.0, whole genome shotgun sequence genome includes a window with the following:
- the LOC111420806 gene encoding zinc finger protein 569, producing MEEGFALDWGDAVVQEEEVICGMENEPMENILPTETPEFADVCEEVIVQESANEEEIVNEEIVNDNVVYISDNNILVMQQGNEAPFIDCQVGEEVVADEWSEACPEIVVGGEENVVGEGDDVQEDMSIPLPLDQDQYTAARPYPCDFCSRRFRKKANLMNHMVSHQTDRPHGCNLCGVRYIRKCDLMNHLKIHAYVPENVENVDEETPDESDYEKQKRPKPFLKKRKKPKVKEEFDDSPEGKGASSSRSYDYVDEDMRLMEAMEENVKSDYVDYLPQENHPVTEPRYPISDPRKPFVCQHCGVGFAREKALASHARVHAGDSPFECQKCGEMFWDAALMREHLRNKHGDIEEGFEDEDDEYSEEDTKYGEFFCQTCGVTFHRIELLRRHQKMHIKEEFINEPDYGHVCNVCGESFTGALDLLAHAEVHARNTDHRCMICGEVCADDQSVAIHVQAKHGKNLPPNSCLQCGRICKDKKTLVRHSLEHTKEKVLTCGKCPKTFHNRARLKRHMLSHRNKVVACDVCGEEFPDGRSLMNHRHSHSSVSGRQFPCKECGKTFGSRSSQQIHLRIHTGERPYGCRYCWKAFADGGTLRKHERIHTGEKPYACAVCPRAFNQRVVLREHIRSHHSGPDPNYSHSVTPYCCSVCSDMFATSQDLIVHLIHHCDLNTAMRRQPQVGPRKYKRRRKLKPHEIELMNHMDMDEEDDNHDEFTDESDDENDRRKRSKKKSPKSPNKQSSSVPTGFNDVVNSFSTTIENISSFVKNSGKAKKKIKLEQSLPSRPKMIHTQKTKVAVETTEGGKVRHKTKTLVTRTQPTELKSAMGERIRPRTKNVSYHVLTPDKYPLATFDDTAQAVSNLLASETQNNQNGLEHSLENATGVVEQDRKRNNSLEPGRLIIGPGTKVIRIVKSGMIVKNKHKDEMEPDQITPDIDTMAMHIKQEVSDSTPLHELAELSMQHAQSMFKCEMCSEVFTDRAQLLVHVPIHI from the coding sequence ATGGAAGAAGGTTTTGCATTAGATTGGGGCGACGCTGTCGTCCAAGAAGAGGAAGTAATATGCGGTATGGAAAACGAGCCCATGGAAAACATCCTCCCGACGGAAACGCCCGAATTCGCGGACGTTTGCGAAGAAGTAATTGTCCAAGAAAGCGCCAACGAAGAAGAAATAGTAAATGAAGAAATCGTGAATGATAACGTCGTGTACATCAGCGATAATAACATCCTGGTGATGCAGCAAGGTAACGAAGCTCCGTTTATTGATTGCCAAGTTGGAGAAGAGGTGGTCGCAGATGAATGGTCGGAAGCGTGCCCGGAAATAGTGGTTGGGGGCGAAGAAAATGTGGTTGGAGAAGGTGACGATGTCCAAGAAGACATGTCGATTCCCTTGCCTCTTGATCAGGATCAATACACGGCAGCCAGACCATACCCATGCGACTTTTGCAGCAGGAGGTTTCGaaaaaaagcaaatttaatgaatcaCATGGTTTCTCACCAAACCGATCGGCCGCACGGTTGCAATTTATGCGGGGTAAGATACATACGCAAGTGTGATTTGATGAACCACCTCAAAATTCACGCTTACGTAccggaaaatgttgaaaacgTCGATGAAGAAACCCCCGACGAGTCGGattatgaaaaacaaaaacggCCAAagccgtttttgaaaaaacgaaaaaagccaaaagtaaaagaagaaTTCGATGATTCTCCCGAAGGAAAAGGAGCGTCAAGTTCGAGGAGTTACGATTATGTCGATGAAGATATGAGGCTAATGGAAGCCatggaagaaaatgttaaatcgGACTACGTCGATTATTTACCTCAAGAAAACCATCCGGTTACCGAGCCGAGATATCCAATAAGCGATCCGCGAAAACCGTTCGTTTGCCAACATTGCGGAGTTGGATTTGCAAGGGAAAAAGCGTTAGCGTCTCACGCTAGGGTTCACGCCGGAGACAGTCCTTTTGAGTGCCAAAAATGCGGGGAAATGTTTTGGGACGCCGCGTTAATGAGGGaacatttaagaaataaacacGGAGATATCGAAGAAGGCTTCGAAGATGAAGACGATGAATATTCGGAAGAAGACACAAAATACGGCGAATTTTTCTGCCAAACTTGCGGCGTAACATTTCATCGCATCGAGTTGTTACGGCGACATCAAAAAATGcatattaaagaagaatttattaacGAACCGGATTACGGTCACGTTTGTAATGTTTGTGGTGAATCTTTCACCGGAGCTTtagatttattagctcacgcAGAGGTACACGCTAGAAATACGGATCACCGTTGTATGATTTGCGGGGAAGTTTGCGCCGACGATCAATCTGTAGCGATTCATGTGCAAGCTAAACATGGAAAAAATCTACCTCCAAATTCATGTTTACAGTGCGGGCGAATTTGTAAGGATAAGAAAACGTTGGTTAGACACTCTTTGGAGCATACGAAAGAGAAGGTGCTTACATGCGGGAAATGCCCGAAAACGTTTCATAACCGCGCAAGATTAAAGCGCCATATGTTATCGCATCGAAATAAAGTTGTTGCTTGCGATGTTTGTGGGGAAGAATTTCCTGATGGGCGTTCGTTAATGAATCACCGCCACAGCCATAGCAGCGTTTCCGGGCGGCAATTTCCATGTAAAGAATGTGGGAAAACCTTCGGATCGCGGAGTTCTCAACAAATCCATTTAAGGATCCACACAGGTGAGCGTCCTTACGGTTGTAGGTATTGTTGGAAAGCTTTCGCCGATGGGGGAACTTTGCGAAAACACGAAAGAATCCACACCGGCGAAAAACCTTACGCGTGCGCTGTATGTCCCAGGGCTTTTAACCAACGTGTCGTATTACGCGAACATATTCGTTCACACCATTCTGGACCCGATCCGAATTACAGCCATTCCGTGACCCCATATTGTTGCTCAGTATGTTCCGATATGTTTGCAACATCCCAAGATTTAATCGTACATTTAATCCATCATTGCGATTTAAACACCGCAATGAGGCGACAACCGCAAGTCGGCCCaagaaaatacaaaagaagACGTAAATTAAAACCGCACGAAATCGAATTAATGAATCACATGGATATGGACGAGGAGGACGACAATCACGACGAATTCACCGACGAATCCGACGACGAAAACGACCGGCGTAAAAGGTCGAAAAAAAAGTCGCCCAAATCGCCCAATAAACAATCATCCTCCGTTCCTACCGGTTTCAACGATGTTGTTAATAGCTTTTCAACTACGATTGAAAACATTAgcagttttgttaaaaacagtgggaaagctaaaaaaaaaattaaattggagCAATCTCTTCCATCTCGCCCGAAAATGATACACACCCAAAAAACGAAAGTTGCCGTTGAAACAACCGAAGGGGGCAAGGTAAGGCATAAAACGAAAACGTTAGTAACAAGAACGCAACCGACCGAATTAAAATCGGCCATGGGGGAACGAATTCGGCCGAGAACTAAAAACGTGTCGTACCACGTTTTAACTCCGGATAAATATCCTTTGGCCACTTTCGACGATACCGCTCAAGCTGTAAGTAATTTGTTAGCTAGTGAAACGCAAAACAATCAAAATGGGTTGGAACATTCACTGGAAAATGCTACGGGTGTTGTTGAGCAGGATaggaaaagaaataatagtcTCGAACCTGGTCGATTGATCATTGGGCCTGGTACCAAAGTTATCCGGATCGTTAAAAGTGGAATGATCGTTAAGAATAAACACAAGGACGAGATGGAACCGGATCAAATCACTCCCGACATTGACACAATGGCGATGCATATAAAACAAGAGGTGTCCGATTCAACACCTTTACATGAATTGGCTGAGTTGTCTATGCAACACGCGCAAAGCATGTTTAAGTGTGAAATGTGTAGTGAAGTGTTTACTGATAGGGCACAGTTGTTGGTGCATGTGCCAATACACATTTGA